A single region of the Chionomys nivalis chromosome 5, mChiNiv1.1, whole genome shotgun sequence genome encodes:
- the F11r gene encoding junctional adhesion molecule A: MGTEGKAGKKLLFLFTSVILGSLVQGKGSVYTSQPDVQVAENNPVKLSCTYSGFSSPRVEWKFVQGDTTTLVCYNSQITASYAGRVTFSSSGITFNSVTRKDTGAYTCMVSEDGGQNYGEVNIHLTVLVPPSKPTVNIPSSVTIGNRAVLTCSEQDGSPPSEYSWFRDGIDMLTDAKKTRAFVNSSYTVDPKTGDLIFDPVTAFDTGEYYCQAQNGFGTATRSEAVRMDAVELNVGGIVAAVLVTLILLGVLIFGIWFAYSRGYFERTKKGTAPSKKVIYSQPSTRSEGEFKQTSSFLV, from the exons gcTCTTTGGTACAAGGCAAGGGATCAGTATACACTTCTCAGCCCGACGTCCAAGTTGCCGAGAATAACC CTGTCAAGCTGTCCTGTACCTACTCTGGATTCTCCTCTCCCCGAGTGGAATGGAAGTTCGTCCAAGGTGACACTACCACACTTGTTTGCTATAACAGCCAGATCACAG CTTCCTATGCAGGTCGTGTTACCTTCTCGTCCAGTGGCATCACATTCAATTCTGTGACCCGGAAAGACACTGGAGCGTATACTTGTATGGTCTCTGAGGACGGTGGCCAGAACTATGGGGAAGTTAACATCCACCTCACCGTGCTTG TGCCCCCATCCAAGCCAACGGTCAATATCCCCTCCTCTGTCACCATTGGGAACAGGGCAGTGCTGACCTGCTCAGAACAAGATGGTTCCCCACCTTCTGAGTATTCCTGGTTCAGGGATGGGATAGACATGCTTACAGATGCCAAGAAAACCCGTGCCTTCGTCAATTCTTCATACACCGTTGATCCAAAGACAGGGGACCTG ATCTTTGATCCTGTGACAGCCTTTGATACTGGCGAATACTACTGTCAAGCCCAAAATGGCTTTGGGACAGCCACGAGGTCAGAGGCCGTACGCATGGATGCTG TGGAGCTGAATGTGGGGGGCATCGTGGCCGCTGTCCTGGTAACACTGATTCTCCTCGGAGTCTTGATTTTTGGCATCTGGTTTGCCTACAGCCGAGGATACTTTGAAA gaacaAAGAAAGG GACTGCACCAAGTAAAAAGGTGATCTACAGTCAGCCCAGTACTCGAAGTGAG GGGGAGTTCAAACAGACCTCGTCATTCCTGGTGTGA